A genomic window from Candidatus Eisenbacteria bacterium includes:
- the mfd gene encoding transcription-repair coupling factor: protein MPETYLRDPLADSLRERVATLPEAETLLAAARGASPRLGVRGLTGSARALLVAWLQRALDRTVLYLVPHGEAFEEARDDLEYFAGPQALLPFPEPDALPYDSQIAHPGITAQRLESLARLARGEKGVLLATARGLTQKVPAPGRLASALVHLRVGADVDPHQLIERLVALGYERLPEVESVGQFARRGGILDVYPVGLADPLRIEFDDRTIASLRRFDSGTQRSLEQLTDATLLPREEALDPSATHDDGTPLLSALLEHLPADAIVITDDPGKLRARLYELEELIAHGFEEAKRDFPTLAPPRERFLAASALDEVLGSRAGLDWMGAIVESGEAARHPHLLFIDSRPAEPMQRSIERLQSHLAELGATGMRAVILCDNTGQRDRLVELLGETGATLGVGIASAGFTLPGARLAVLTDHEIFSRYRRRRRRLKKTGGLSMSELSALKVGDFVVHEDHGVGTYRGLRRLTLNGQETDCIEISYASSDKLFVPVQQLALVSRYAAEEGARPVLHRLGSTTWQKTKARARKAIQDMAEGLLKAYAARASLPGHAFGPDSVWQREMEAAFPYEETPDQLRAIEEVKADMEAPRPMDRLICGDVGYGKTEVAMRAAFKAVQEGYQVAVLVPTTILAEQHGVTFHERFADYPVKVEVLSRFRTAKEQKDALARLVRGEVDIIIGTHRLLSKDVLFKRLGLVVIDEEHRFGVAQKEKLRQITRTCDVLAMTATPIPRTLNLSLAGARDMSVIETPPRDRLPVHTEIVEWDDELVTDAVLREVDRGGQVFFVHNRVETIQNVSLRLQKLLPQVRVSAAHGQMVEHALERVMMEFLERRVDVLVSTMIIESGIDMPSVNTLIVDRADTLGLAQLYQLRGRVGRSSLRAHAYFLVPSRRVLTEEAEKRLRVIEEFDELGVGFKIALKDMEIRGAGNLLGPEQHGFILGLGFDLYVKLLEEAVAELKGEAAEVKPEPRLLTDWSAYLPDDYVPDEHEKLALYRRLADARDLATVDDITLEMMDRFGQLPPPSVALVELRRLRVLGGASGVENLRVFQDVVEMILRRPLRPDEIRAVVGSLTFQIEFVTGREFGLRVRGEGLTLLNRSRELLQALEACTTVSPTPTPTPVPVSGKG from the coding sequence ATGCCCGAGACTTATCTGCGCGACCCACTCGCCGACTCGCTGCGCGAACGGGTCGCCACGCTGCCCGAAGCCGAGACGCTGCTCGCGGCCGCGCGCGGCGCGTCCCCGCGACTCGGAGTGCGCGGGCTGACCGGCTCGGCGCGGGCGCTGCTCGTGGCGTGGCTCCAGCGCGCGCTCGATCGCACGGTGCTCTACCTGGTGCCTCACGGGGAGGCGTTCGAGGAGGCGCGCGACGATCTCGAGTACTTCGCGGGGCCACAGGCGCTGCTGCCGTTTCCGGAGCCCGACGCGCTGCCCTACGACTCGCAGATCGCGCATCCCGGCATCACGGCCCAGCGGCTCGAGTCCCTGGCGCGGCTGGCGCGCGGCGAGAAAGGCGTGCTGCTCGCCACCGCGCGCGGCCTCACGCAGAAGGTCCCGGCGCCCGGAAGACTCGCGAGTGCGCTCGTGCACCTGCGCGTCGGCGCCGACGTCGATCCGCATCAGCTGATCGAAAGGCTGGTCGCACTCGGTTACGAGCGGCTCCCCGAAGTCGAGAGCGTGGGGCAGTTCGCACGGCGCGGCGGCATTCTCGACGTCTATCCGGTCGGGCTCGCCGATCCGCTCCGCATCGAGTTCGACGATCGCACCATCGCCTCGCTGAGGCGCTTCGACTCGGGCACACAGCGTTCGCTCGAGCAGCTGACCGACGCGACGCTGCTGCCGCGCGAAGAAGCACTCGACCCGTCCGCGACGCACGACGACGGAACGCCGCTGCTGAGCGCGCTGCTCGAGCACCTGCCCGCGGACGCCATCGTGATCACCGACGATCCGGGCAAGCTGCGCGCACGACTCTACGAGCTGGAGGAGCTGATCGCGCACGGCTTCGAGGAGGCGAAGCGCGACTTCCCGACGCTCGCGCCGCCGCGCGAGCGCTTCCTGGCCGCGAGTGCGCTCGACGAGGTGCTCGGGTCGCGCGCCGGCCTCGATTGGATGGGTGCGATCGTCGAGAGCGGCGAAGCCGCACGCCATCCGCACCTGCTGTTCATCGACTCTCGGCCCGCCGAGCCCATGCAACGTTCGATCGAGCGCCTGCAGTCCCATCTCGCCGAACTGGGCGCGACCGGCATGCGCGCCGTGATCCTGTGCGACAACACAGGCCAGCGCGACCGCCTGGTCGAGCTGCTCGGCGAGACCGGCGCAACGCTCGGCGTCGGCATCGCGTCGGCCGGGTTCACGCTTCCGGGTGCCCGGCTCGCGGTGCTCACCGATCACGAGATCTTCTCGCGCTATCGGCGGCGGCGGCGGCGCCTCAAGAAGACCGGCGGGCTCTCGATGTCGGAGCTGTCGGCGCTCAAGGTCGGCGACTTCGTGGTGCACGAGGACCACGGCGTCGGCACCTATCGCGGCCTGCGGCGCCTGACCTTGAACGGGCAGGAGACCGACTGCATCGAGATCTCGTACGCGAGCAGCGACAAGCTGTTCGTACCCGTCCAGCAGCTCGCGCTGGTGTCTCGCTACGCCGCCGAAGAGGGCGCACGCCCGGTCCTGCACCGGCTCGGCTCGACGACCTGGCAGAAGACCAAGGCACGCGCGCGGAAAGCCATCCAGGACATGGCCGAAGGACTTCTCAAGGCCTACGCCGCACGCGCCTCGCTGCCCGGTCACGCGTTCGGCCCCGACAGCGTCTGGCAGCGCGAGATGGAAGCGGCGTTTCCCTACGAGGAGACACCGGATCAGCTGCGAGCGATCGAAGAGGTGAAGGCCGACATGGAGGCGCCGCGCCCCATGGACCGCCTGATCTGCGGCGATGTCGGCTACGGCAAGACCGAGGTCGCGATGCGTGCCGCCTTCAAGGCGGTGCAGGAGGGTTACCAGGTCGCGGTGCTGGTGCCGACCACGATTCTGGCGGAGCAGCACGGCGTGACCTTTCACGAGCGCTTCGCCGACTACCCGGTCAAGGTCGAGGTCCTGTCGCGCTTCCGCACCGCGAAGGAACAGAAGGATGCGCTCGCGCGTCTGGTGCGCGGCGAAGTCGACATCATCATCGGCACCCATCGGCTGCTCTCGAAGGACGTGCTGTTCAAGCGCCTCGGCCTGGTGGTGATCGACGAGGAACATCGCTTCGGCGTGGCTCAGAAGGAAAAGCTGCGCCAGATCACGCGCACCTGCGACGTGCTCGCCATGACCGCCACGCCGATCCCGCGCACGCTCAACCTGAGCCTCGCGGGCGCTCGCGACATGTCCGTGATCGAGACACCGCCGCGCGATCGACTGCCGGTGCACACCGAGATCGTCGAGTGGGACGACGAACTCGTCACCGACGCGGTGCTGCGCGAGGTGGATCGCGGCGGCCAGGTGTTCTTCGTCCACAATCGGGTCGAGACGATCCAGAACGTCTCGCTGCGGCTCCAGAAACTGCTGCCGCAGGTGCGGGTGTCGGCCGCGCACGGCCAGATGGTCGAACACGCGCTGGAGCGCGTCATGATGGAATTCCTAGAACGCCGCGTCGACGTGCTGGTCTCCACCATGATCATCGAGTCGGGGATCGACATGCCGAGCGTCAACACGCTGATCGTCGATCGCGCCGACACGCTGGGCCTCGCCCAGCTCTACCAGTTGCGGGGTCGCGTGGGGCGCTCTTCGCTGCGCGCGCATGCGTATTTCCTGGTGCCGTCGCGCCGGGTATTGACCGAGGAAGCGGAGAAGCGGTTGCGCGTGATCGAGGAATTCGACGAGCTGGGCGTCGGCTTCAAGATCGCGCTCAAGGACATGGAGATTCGCGGGGCCGGAAACCTGCTGGGCCCCGAGCAGCACGGCTTCATCCTGGGGCTCGGCTTCGATCTGTACGTGAAGCTGCTCGAGGAGGCAGTCGCCGAACTCAAGGGCGAGGCGGCAGAGGTCAAGCCTGAACCGCGCCTGCTGACCGACTGGAGCGCCTATCTGCCGGACGACTACGTGCCGGACGAGCACGAGAAGCTCGCGCTCTACCGTCGTCTGGCCGACGCCCGCGATCTGGCGACCGTCGACGACATCACGCTCGAGATGATGGATCGCTTCGGCCAGCTGCCACCGCCCAGCGTGGCGCTCGTCGAACTGAGGCGACTGCGCGTGCTGGGCGGAGCCTCGGGCGTCGAGAACCTGCGCGTGTTCCAGGATGTGGTCGAGATGATCCTGCGTCGTCCGTTGCGTCCCGACGAGATCCGCGCGGTGGTCGGATCGCTCACGTTCCAGATCGAGTTCGTGACGGGGCGCGAGTTCGGACTCCGCGTGCGAGGCGAGGGACTGACCCTGCTGAATCGCTCGCGCGAGTTGTTGCAAGCCCTCGAGGCCTGCACTACGGTTTCGCCCACTCCCACGCCCACTCCCGTTCCGGTCTCGGGGAAAGGATGA
- a CDS encoding response regulator transcription factor, which produces MRARLFFPAVGARATERPLRAVIADDEPRARQFLERLLGEHEGLEVVGVARNGAEALAMVQEHRPDVAFLDIHMPDISGLEVARHLGAAAPLVVFVTAYDQHAVEAFELAALDYVLKPIRRDRLSETVRRVIHEVRTRDNPARGQERAIDRVLDAPGVDVLREPLRRLPVRHRREVRLLDLAGVTRIVSRDRLVLACAEGHEFLVDYTLQELEERLPRGQFVRVHRGALVNVDSIESYGGEDGVLVLKLKDGTRVEASERRAADVRRRLK; this is translated from the coding sequence ATGAGAGCACGATTGTTCTTTCCGGCAGTGGGTGCACGCGCGACGGAACGTCCGTTGCGCGCCGTGATCGCGGACGACGAGCCGCGCGCGCGACAGTTCCTCGAGCGGTTGCTCGGGGAGCACGAGGGGCTCGAGGTGGTGGGGGTGGCGCGTAACGGAGCCGAAGCGCTCGCCATGGTGCAGGAGCACCGGCCGGATGTCGCGTTTCTCGACATTCACATGCCCGACATTTCCGGGCTCGAGGTGGCGCGACATCTCGGCGCCGCGGCTCCTCTGGTGGTGTTCGTCACCGCCTACGATCAGCACGCGGTCGAGGCGTTCGAGCTCGCCGCCCTCGACTACGTGCTCAAGCCGATTCGCCGCGACCGCCTGAGCGAGACGGTGCGCCGCGTGATCCACGAGGTCCGCACCCGCGACAATCCGGCGCGCGGCCAGGAGCGCGCGATCGACCGGGTGCTCGACGCTCCGGGCGTCGACGTGCTGCGGGAGCCGCTGCGGCGCCTGCCGGTGCGTCACCGCCGCGAGGTGCGGTTGCTCGACCTCGCCGGAGTGACGCGCATCGTGTCGCGCGATCGGCTGGTGCTGGCGTGCGCCGAGGGTCACGAGTTCCTGGTCGACTACACGCTGCAGGAACTCGAAGAGCGGCTACCGCGCGGTCAGTTCGTGCGCGTGCACCGCGGTGCGCTCGTCAACGTGGATTCGATCGAGTCGTACGGCGGCGAGGATGGCGTGCTGGTGCTGAAGCTCAAGGATGGAACGCGCGTCGAAGCGAGCGAGCGACGTGCGGCCGACGTGCGGCGGCGCCTCAAGTAG